One Setaria italica strain Yugu1 chromosome II, Setaria_italica_v2.0, whole genome shotgun sequence DNA segment encodes these proteins:
- the LOC101768206 gene encoding fibroblast growth factor receptor 2, whose product MQNRANTTKPLVPIISDDRTISTSFTPWGEEANISGDKPSKKLLTFPPFSETSSQGSNKRNLQEIYNSGSTRMKFLCNFGGRFLPRPIDGKLRYVGGEKHLIQISRGVSWQGLICKTTKLIRQAHIVKYHLPGEQVNVLISVASNDDVHHMIDECIVLEESKERPALYLFTDEDDEHHVHFMVGSSSDEDTEAQYIALINGYGYTGPGDKLSAQGPGSTSASDLDQLIFDIDDEGSVTGRTEEAPSCVRSKCSQNSVTVPSKASRIPLHKIPPIVMEQMTNQDSAIRSDEGKASSYPATKSRNINTASSMPLEFAYPSKWERNGSNGTSRKTTELQRTATSMSKIGQNAERNKEKESTALITELVIPSDENSLRVPSLSSNYSSPTQHTSPVNKLLREQTETIIQFIQPNNSINFEKLVTEDPVGRAVYEMLASPSGDYQKPVHKCLNSDESMIDAIRYSSQGDTAPYSDTDQLTKIRTTQLHNRTEWPAPTQPSESNEAGARILWDNTHISVNPYTHEQVFSVNTAGSIEHTLPDVMCSGADKNDDPSMPIIYDREIVPSPRPFTSSESKAAELQKNGPVQSSRDKEQASPSSGQHDIQIVRFTSLGGDGKHMQVGASSEEVTENFASPISELEVYETRENKLDLPANVTLGIDIISNVQIISNEDLEDLQEMGSGAFGTVFHGRWRGTDVAIKRIKNSCFMYPSSETDKLIVEFWREAAILSKLHHPNVLAFYGIVNNGPGGTLATVTEFMASGSLKKVLLRKEKFLDRRKRITLAMDVAIGMEYLHSKDIIHFDLKCDNLLVNLNDPSRPICKVADFGLSKVKQTTMVSVGMRGTLPWMAPEMLEMSSNMVSTKVDVYSFGIIMWEILTGEEPYAGMHHGGVIGGILSNTLRPPIPVSCDPQWRELMEQCWSNEPEKRPTFTEVVSRLRLMLEANYNRPLV is encoded by the exons ATGCAAAACAGGGCAAACACAACGAAGCCTTTGGTTCCAATCATCTCTGATGACAGGACCATCAGCACCAGCTTCACTCCTTGGGGGGAAGAAGCTAATATTTCTGGAGATAAACCATCAAAGAAGCTGTTGACATTTCCTCCATTCAGTGAAACAAGCAGTCAAGGATCAAATAAGAGGAACCTGCAAGAGATATATAACTCTGGATCAACTAGAATGAAGTTTCTCTGCAACTTTGGTGGCAGATTCCTACCAAGGCCAATAGATGGCAAGCTCCGGTATGTTGGTGGTGAGAAGCATCTGATTCAGATTAGCCGGGGAGTGTCATGGCAAGGATTGATCTGCAAGACAACCAAACTCATCAGGCAAGCTCACATAGTCAAGTACCACTTGCCGGGGGAACAAGTGAATGTGCTCATTTCTGTTGCCTCCAATGATGATGTTCACCATATGATTGATGAGTGCATTGTACTAGAAGAAAGCAAAGAACGGCCAGCTTTGTACCTATTTacagatgaagatgatgagcaCCATGTACATTTTATGGTAGGGAGCTCATCAGATGAAGATACTGAAGCACAATACATTGCTCTAATAAATGGGTATGGATACACTGGACCAGGAGACAAGTTAAGTGCACAAGGTCCGGGGAGTACATCAGCCAGTGATCTGGATCAGCTGATATTTGACATTGATGATGAAGGATCAGTGACAGGGAGGACTGAAGAAGCCCCATCATGCGTTAGGAGCAAGTGTTCACAAAATAGTGTTACAGTTCCATCGAAGGCATCCAGGATCCCCCTACATAAGATTCCTCCCATTGTCATGGAACAAATGACCAATCAAGACTCTGCTATACGGAGTGATGAAGGCAAAGCAAGCTCCTATCCTGCCACAAAGTCAAGAAATATTAACACTGCTTCATCTATGCCATTGGAATTCGCATATCCATCTAAGTGGGAGCGAAACGGTAGTAATGGCACATCAAGGAAGACTACTGAACTGCAAAGGACAGCAACCAGCATGTCAAAGATTGGCCAAAATGCGGAAAGaaataaggaaaaggaaagcaCGGCATTAATAACAGAGCTGGTCATACCATCAGACGAGAACAGTTTGAGGGTGCCATCACTGAGTTCAAACTACAGCAGCCCAACTCAACATACCAGTCCAGTTAACAAGTTGCTGAGAGAACAGACTGAGACAATCATCCAATTTATCCAGCCTAACAATTCAATAAATTTTGAGAAGTTGGTGACAGAAGATCCTGTTGGAAGAGCTGTATATGAAATGCTTGCATCTCCTTCAGGAGATTATCAAAAACCAGTGCACAAATGCCTGAACTCTGATGAAAGCATGATAGACGCAATAAGGTATAGCTCCCAAGGAGACACCGCCCCTTATTCCGATACAGATCAGCTCACCAAAATTAGAACCACTCAGTTGCATAACCGGACAGAGTGGCCTGCTCCTACCCAGCCATCTGAGTCAAATGAAGCAGGAGCTCGCATTTTGTGGGACAACACACACATCAGTGTGAATCCATACACCCATGAGCAGGTATTTTCAGTAAATACCGCTGGGAGTATAGAGCATACACTTCCTGATGTTATGTGCAGTGGTGCTGACAAGAACGATGATCCTTCTATGCCAATTATCTATGACAGAGAAATAGTACCTTCCCCACGTCCTTTTACATCTTCAGAAAGCAAGGCAGCTGAGCTACAGAAAAATGGTCCTGTACAGTCTTCAAGGGACAAAGAACAAGCTTCTCCCAGTAGCGGACAACACGACATACAAATTGTTAGGTTCACTTCACTTGGAGGCGATGGCAAACATATGCAAGTTGGAGCTTCGTCGGAAGAAGTTACAGAAAATTTTGCATCACCAATCTCAGAGCTTGAG GTATATGAAACCAGGGAAAATAAACTAGACCTTCCTGCAAATGTAACATTGGGTATAGATATTATAAGCAATGTCCAG ATAATAAGCAACGAGGACCTCGAAGATCTGCAGGAGATGGGCTCTGGTGCATTTGGAACTGTCTTTCATGGAAGATGGAGGGGAACAGATGTTGCCATCAAACGGATAAAGAATAGCTGTTTCATGTATCCATCATCTGAGACAGATAAACTG ATTGTAGAATTTTGGAGAGAAGCAGCCATCCTCTCGAAACTTCACCATCCTAATGTGCTGGCATTCTACGGGATTGTGAATAATGGACCTGGGGGGACATTAGCAACTGTGACAGAATTCATGGCCAGCGGATCCCTCAAGAAAGTCCTTCTGCGCAAAGAAAAATTTCTGGACAGGCGTAAACGGATAACTCTTGCTATGGATGTGGCTATAGGAATGGAATACTTGCATTCCAAAGATATAATTCATTTCGATCTGAAGTGTGATAATTTGCTGGTGAATCTCAATGATCCATCTCGTCCCATATGCAAG GTAGCTGATTTTGGTTTGTCCAAGGTGAAACAGACTACAATGGTCTCTGTTGGAATGAGAGGAACTCTTCCATGGATGGCTCCTGAAATGCTTGAAATGAGCAGCAATATGGTATCAACCAAG GTTGATGTGTATTCTTTTGGAATCATAATGTGGGAAATACTCACGGGCGAGGAGCCATATGCTGGCATGCACCATGGAGGAGTTATAG GAGGAATTTTGAGCAACACATTGAGGCCACCAATACCAGTATCATGTGATCCCCAATGGAGGGAACTCATGGAGCAGTGCTGGTCAAACGAGCCTGAGAAAAGACCAACTTTCACAGAAGTGGTGAGCCGCCTCCGTTTAATGCTAGAAGCCAATTACAACAGGCCACTGGTCTAA